One region of Bosea vaviloviae genomic DNA includes:
- a CDS encoding amidohydrolase, whose amino-acid sequence MTTWRRDLHANPEFGFEEHRTAAFVASKLREFGLDEVAEGIGGTGVVGTLKRGAGNRAVALRADMDALRILEDTNLSYQSKKPGLMHACGHDGHTTMLLGAAKLLAAEGGFDGTVRFVFQPAEEWGKGALAMLADGLMERFPFDEIYGLHNAAGMPVGQLQAGKGAVTSAEDNFEITLKGVGGHSSRPQSGREVMVAVGSLICSLQTIVSRRLRPNETAVVSVTEVITDGTRNVLPGQARILGDVRSFVPEVSLEIEKHMLEIAKGTAQTYGLSAELSYLREFVPVVNDAALVDEMLAAAGSVLGADKVKLSTVPGTGSEDFARFLEHVPGVFARIGNGDSASAHNPKFDFDDGGLLHGANVHAAIARRRLAAQS is encoded by the coding sequence ATGACGACTTGGCGGCGCGACCTGCACGCCAATCCGGAATTTGGCTTCGAGGAGCATCGCACCGCCGCCTTCGTGGCCTCGAAGCTGCGCGAGTTTGGTCTGGACGAGGTTGCAGAGGGCATAGGCGGCACCGGAGTCGTCGGTACCCTCAAACGAGGCGCAGGAAATCGTGCTGTTGCCCTTCGTGCGGATATGGACGCGCTTCGCATCCTTGAGGATACGAACCTTTCCTATCAGTCAAAAAAGCCGGGTCTGATGCATGCCTGCGGGCATGATGGGCATACGACAATGTTGCTCGGAGCCGCGAAATTGCTGGCGGCGGAAGGGGGCTTCGACGGGACGGTCCGGTTTGTTTTTCAGCCTGCGGAGGAATGGGGCAAGGGCGCGCTCGCAATGCTCGCCGATGGGCTGATGGAGCGCTTCCCATTCGATGAAATCTATGGATTGCACAATGCTGCGGGGATGCCAGTGGGGCAGCTACAGGCGGGCAAGGGCGCCGTTACTTCCGCCGAGGACAATTTCGAGATCACGCTGAAGGGCGTTGGTGGACATTCGTCGAGGCCTCAGTCGGGGCGCGAAGTGATGGTGGCGGTGGGGAGCCTCATCTGCAGCCTGCAGACGATCGTCTCGCGGAGGCTTCGCCCTAACGAGACGGCGGTCGTCTCCGTTACCGAAGTCATAACCGATGGCACTCGAAATGTGCTGCCTGGGCAGGCGCGTATCTTGGGGGATGTTCGCAGTTTTGTGCCGGAAGTGAGCCTTGAGATTGAAAAGCACATGCTCGAGATCGCGAAGGGCACGGCTCAAACATATGGGCTGTCGGCCGAGCTCTCCTATTTGCGCGAGTTCGTGCCCGTCGTAAACGACGCCGCTCTCGTCGATGAAATGCTGGCAGCCGCCGGAAGCGTGCTTGGAGCCGACAAAGTCAAGCTCTCTACGGTGCCGGGAACGGGCTCTGAAGATTTTGCCCGTTTCCTAGAGCATGTCCCGGGAGTGTTCGCCCGCATTGGGAATGGTGACAGCGCTTCTGCCCACAACCCCAAGTTCGACTTTGACGACGGGGGCCTTCTGCACGGTGCCAATGTTCATGCTGCGATCGCTCGGAGGCGTCTGGCCGCTCAGTCATGA
- a CDS encoding aminotransferase class V-fold PLP-dependent enzyme, whose product MTDIAKTVLDIDALRADTPGVAHRAHFNNAGAALMAKPVLAAVQNYLVRESEIGGYEAAAEHYDELNAVYGSVARLINARPDEISIAENATIAWQRAFYSMQFRAGDRILTANAEFAANFIAFLQVAKRTGASVEIVPNDESGALDPSALEAMLDERVRLIAVTWIPTNGGLVNPAEEVGRIARKHGIPFLLDACQAVGQMPIDVEALHCDMLTATGRKYLRAPRGTGFLYIRKAVLDRTEPAMLDLFGATMTGPRTYGLRPDARRFETWETNYSTRMGLNAAVNYALAVGLQAIEARCAELTNTLRNELEEITGVRLHDLGRRRAAILSLTVDGVEAAEVMRRLAAVGINVSVSPPTSTPIDAAARQLPPVVRVSPHYYNSGEEIDRVASAIRSVAKSRAT is encoded by the coding sequence ATGACCGACATTGCTAAAACAGTTCTGGATATTGATGCTCTCAGGGCCGACACGCCGGGCGTCGCCCATCGAGCTCATTTCAACAACGCGGGCGCTGCGCTTATGGCAAAGCCGGTTTTGGCGGCCGTACAGAACTATCTTGTTCGGGAGTCCGAGATCGGCGGCTATGAGGCCGCCGCCGAGCATTACGACGAGCTGAATGCAGTATATGGCTCGGTCGCGCGGTTGATCAACGCTCGGCCTGATGAGATCTCGATCGCCGAGAATGCGACCATAGCCTGGCAGCGCGCATTCTATTCGATGCAGTTTCGGGCAGGCGACCGGATCCTCACCGCCAATGCCGAATTTGCGGCCAACTTCATCGCGTTCTTGCAAGTTGCCAAGCGCACGGGGGCCTCGGTCGAGATCGTGCCAAATGACGAATCAGGCGCGCTCGACCCGTCGGCGCTCGAGGCCATGCTGGACGAGAGGGTTCGGCTGATAGCGGTCACCTGGATTCCCACCAATGGTGGGCTGGTAAACCCCGCGGAGGAAGTAGGTAGGATCGCCCGCAAGCATGGCATTCCCTTCCTCCTCGACGCTTGCCAAGCCGTAGGGCAGATGCCGATCGACGTCGAAGCCCTCCATTGCGACATGCTCACGGCCACCGGTCGGAAATATCTCCGCGCACCTCGGGGTACGGGGTTTCTATACATCCGCAAGGCGGTCCTCGACCGCACCGAACCGGCCATGCTCGACCTCTTCGGTGCGACGATGACCGGGCCGCGTACCTATGGGTTGAGGCCGGACGCGAGGCGTTTCGAGACGTGGGAGACAAATTATTCGACCCGCATGGGCTTGAACGCGGCCGTCAACTACGCCCTGGCGGTCGGGTTGCAGGCAATCGAGGCGCGCTGCGCGGAGCTGACCAACACGTTGCGGAACGAACTGGAGGAAATCACGGGCGTCCGCTTGCACGATCTCGGTCGGCGCCGGGCCGCAATCCTGTCGCTGACAGTCGATGGGGTGGAGGCAGCGGAAGTCATGCGGCGGCTCGCTGCGGTTGGCATCAACGTGTCGGTGTCGCCGCCCACCAGCACGCCGATCGATGCAGCCGCCCGGCAGCTGCCGCCTGTCGTTCGAGTTTCCCCGCACTATTACAACTCTGGTGAGGAGATCGATCGCGTGGCGTCCGCCATCCGCTCCGTCGCCAAATCGCGAGCGACCTGA